In the Streptomyces fradiae ATCC 10745 = DSM 40063 genome, one interval contains:
- the cbiE gene encoding precorrin-6y C5,15-methyltransferase (decarboxylating) subunit CbiE yields the protein MSRPPSSPASSRAGGPAGLPTDSTAGAPATGGPAQAPAPAQAPAQAPVPAQAPAPTGAQSPTGAPAPLAVVGIGADGWAGLPEPSRAALRAADVVIGGGARQLDLLPPEVTARRVPWPSPLRPAVPALLAEHAGRTVAVLASGDPMFHGIGRALADVVGPQGLRVLPHPSSVAYACARMGWPQEDTETVTLVGRPLDTLSAALHDGRRLIVLSAGADTPAEVAALLRARGYGPSRLRVLEQLGHPDRERALHGTADDWPHPPGDPLNLVAVECVRAPGAPRLGAVPGLPDEAYEHDGQLTKRHVRAVTLAALAPAPGELLWDIGGGSGSIAVEWMRAHRTCRAVTVERDPARAGRIARNAAALGVPGLRVVTAAAPEGLAGLEEAPDAVFIGGGLTAPGLLDACWAALRPGGRLVANTVTLESEALLAERYRRHGGELVRLAVAHAVPVGGFTGWRQAMPVTQWSVTKAGAEEQ from the coding sequence GTGAGCAGGCCACCGAGCAGTCCAGCCAGCAGCCGCGCCGGCGGTCCCGCCGGGCTTCCCACCGACAGCACGGCCGGCGCTCCCGCCACGGGGGGCCCGGCCCAGGCTCCCGCCCCGGCCCAGGCCCCGGCCCAGGCTCCCGTCCCGGCCCAGGCCCCCGCCCCGACCGGGGCCCAGTCCCCGACCGGGGCCCCCGCCCCCCTCGCCGTCGTCGGCATCGGCGCCGACGGCTGGGCCGGCCTGCCCGAGCCGTCCCGCGCCGCCCTGCGCGCCGCCGACGTGGTCATCGGCGGCGGCGCCCGCCAGCTCGACCTGCTCCCGCCCGAGGTGACCGCGCGCCGGGTGCCGTGGCCCAGCCCCCTCCGCCCCGCCGTCCCCGCCCTCCTCGCGGAGCACGCCGGCAGGACCGTCGCCGTGCTGGCCAGCGGCGACCCCATGTTCCACGGCATCGGGCGGGCCCTCGCGGACGTCGTCGGCCCGCAGGGGCTGCGCGTCCTGCCGCACCCCTCCTCCGTGGCGTACGCCTGCGCCCGCATGGGCTGGCCGCAGGAGGACACCGAGACGGTCACCCTCGTCGGCCGCCCCCTCGACACCCTGTCCGCCGCCCTCCACGACGGCCGCCGCCTGATCGTGCTGAGCGCGGGCGCGGACACCCCCGCCGAGGTGGCCGCGCTGCTGCGCGCCCGCGGCTACGGCCCCAGCCGCCTGCGCGTACTGGAGCAGCTCGGCCACCCGGACCGCGAACGCGCCCTGCACGGCACCGCCGACGACTGGCCGCACCCGCCGGGCGACCCCCTGAACCTGGTCGCCGTCGAGTGCGTCCGCGCGCCCGGAGCCCCGCGCCTGGGAGCCGTACCGGGCCTGCCCGACGAGGCGTACGAGCACGACGGGCAGCTCACCAAGCGCCACGTCCGCGCCGTGACGCTCGCCGCGCTGGCGCCCGCCCCCGGCGAACTGCTCTGGGACATCGGCGGGGGCTCCGGTTCCATCGCCGTGGAGTGGATGCGCGCCCACCGCACCTGCCGCGCGGTCACCGTCGAGCGCGACCCGGCGCGGGCCGGGCGCATCGCCCGCAACGCCGCCGCCCTCGGCGTGCCCGGCCTGCGCGTGGTCACCGCCGCCGCCCCCGAGGGGCTCGCCGGCCTGGAGGAGGCGCCGGACGCGGTCTTCATCGGCGGCGGCCTCACCGCGCCCGGTCTGCTGGACGCCTGCTGGGCGGCGCTGCGCCCCGGCGGCCGGCTGGTCGCCAACACCGTGACGCTGGAGTCGGAGGCGCTGCTCGCCGAGCGGTACCGGCGGCACGGCGGCGAGCTCGTCCGGCTGGCCGTCGCGCACGCCGTGCCGGTGGGCGGCTTCACCGGCTGGCGGCAGGCGATGCCGGTCACGCAGTGGTCCGTAACGAAGGCGGGAGCAGAGGAACAATGA
- a CDS encoding LPXTG cell wall anchor domain-containing protein, translated as MKTTRTLATAVAAAVTAPLLLLAAAPAYATTVTPPPAAPPVSAPTPSPSPAAFGKKPSIAELEKAVAQARKAHQDAVAVQEAALKELKKSHRERDWPEAVALVAAEKEAETATAAHTAAAKAREEAEAKLAALPGTATPEEREAAEKAVEAARATEATAATTKATADAKRAAADDTYIDRYIEDVRAYSLLRKAVETAAADLAAAEKALEDAKKNGDGGDDDGDDGMCKGDDRLVAELTGLPAKVTAGGTVDFTVRVTNNTGEAVDRAYGRVTLAPGTHTLVPLFKPRYAVGTSTTWRDWNSWGIDVNVGALKPGAHADLRLRLSPSAKLEKWSGRIEVSGSYERDGECAANTTLKSHTFQVVAATPSPTPTPTANTPAPQGGTKTAPLTGTTTTAATTGGTLAKTGSSDALNGLALASGAAVLLGAAAVYGTRRRRTTGA; from the coding sequence GTGAAGACCACACGAACTCTCGCAACGGCCGTCGCCGCTGCCGTCACCGCCCCCCTCCTGCTCCTCGCCGCCGCCCCGGCGTACGCGACGACGGTGACCCCGCCGCCCGCGGCGCCGCCCGTGTCCGCGCCGACCCCGTCGCCGTCGCCGGCCGCGTTCGGGAAGAAGCCGTCGATCGCGGAGCTGGAGAAGGCGGTCGCGCAGGCCCGGAAGGCGCACCAGGACGCGGTGGCGGTCCAGGAGGCCGCCCTCAAGGAGCTGAAGAAGTCCCACCGCGAGCGCGACTGGCCGGAGGCGGTCGCGCTCGTCGCCGCCGAGAAGGAGGCCGAGACCGCCACCGCCGCGCACACCGCCGCGGCGAAGGCGCGGGAGGAGGCGGAGGCGAAGCTCGCCGCCCTGCCCGGCACGGCGACGCCCGAGGAGCGCGAGGCCGCCGAGAAGGCCGTCGAGGCCGCGCGGGCCACCGAGGCCACCGCCGCCACCACGAAGGCCACCGCCGACGCGAAGCGTGCCGCCGCCGACGACACCTACATCGACCGGTACATCGAGGACGTGAGGGCGTACAGCCTGCTCCGGAAGGCCGTGGAGACGGCCGCCGCCGACCTCGCCGCCGCGGAGAAGGCCCTGGAGGACGCCAAGAAGAACGGCGACGGAGGCGACGACGACGGCGACGACGGTATGTGCAAGGGGGACGACCGCCTCGTCGCCGAGCTGACCGGCCTGCCCGCGAAGGTCACCGCGGGCGGCACCGTCGACTTCACGGTCCGCGTCACCAACAACACCGGGGAGGCGGTGGACCGCGCATACGGCCGGGTCACCCTCGCACCGGGCACCCACACCCTGGTCCCCCTCTTCAAGCCCCGGTACGCCGTCGGGACCTCCACCACGTGGCGCGACTGGAACTCGTGGGGGATCGACGTGAACGTCGGCGCGCTGAAGCCCGGCGCCCACGCGGACCTGCGGCTGCGGCTCAGCCCGTCCGCGAAGCTGGAGAAGTGGTCGGGCCGGATCGAGGTGAGCGGCTCGTACGAGCGCGACGGCGAGTGCGCCGCCAACACGACGCTCAAGAGCCACACGTTCCAGGTCGTCGCGGCCACCCCGTCGCCCACCCCCACGCCGACGGCCAACACGCCCGCCCCGCAGGGCGGTACGAAGACCGCGCCGCTGACCGGCACCACGACCACGGCGGCCACGACGGGCGGGACGCTCGCCAAGACCGGCTCGTCCGACGCCCTGAACGGCCTCGCCCTGGCGAGCGGTGCGGCCGTGCTCCTGGGCGCCGCCGCCGTCTACGGCACCCGCCGCCGCCGGACGACCGGCGCCTGA
- a CDS encoding FAD-dependent oxidoreductase, producing MRAGERVVVVGAGVAGLTTAFVLAETGASVHVIAEQVPGVTSLAAGAMWGPYLVGLWSSTPEPCSSLAGNARRPTSRSSGRCRPGTSRPTGTPTALRPGAQLAALAWARRSRPRCEAGTRWPSRRPSPSRVHRLWTVLRTQESTGTPTSGRRPATLLWLKAGASAGSGRHRSAASLLPYLSIRKRPAKDAPRTMVPAKAVPPRLMAAGTVSPSQRARAIAAPPTPIARRVIMSKATRSSSACVRCTGSLRVRFVKGGWGRRVYTIQLRGDWR from the coding sequence GTGCGTGCAGGAGAGCGCGTTGTCGTTGTCGGGGCGGGGGTGGCAGGGCTCACCACCGCCTTCGTTCTCGCCGAGACCGGAGCCTCGGTGCACGTGATCGCCGAGCAGGTGCCGGGCGTCACCTCGCTGGCGGCCGGGGCGATGTGGGGGCCGTACCTGGTCGGGCTGTGGTCTTCCACGCCCGAGCCCTGTTCCTCCCTGGCGGGGAACGCGCGGCGACCGACCTCCCGGAGCAGTGGTCGTTGCCGGCCTGGGACTTCGAGACCGACCGGTACACCGACCGCGCTTCGGCCTGGCGCACAGCTCGCCGCCCTGGCATGGGCCAGGAGGTCGAGGCCCAGGTGCGAGGCAGGGACACGGTGGCCGTCGAGGCGGCCTTCGCCGAGTCGTGTGCACAGGCTGTGGACCGTGCTCAGAACCCAGGAAAGTACGGGGACACCGACGAGTGGTAGACGCCCCGCCACCCTTCTCTGGTTGAAGGCTGGCGCAAGCGCGGGGAGCGGCCGACACCGGTCGGCTGCCTCCCTCCTACCTTATTTGAGCATCAGGAAGAGACCGGCCAAGGATGCTCCGAGGACCATGGTCCCGGCGAAGGCGGTGCCCCCTCGGCTGATGGCGGCGGGCACTGTGAGCCCCTCCCAGCGCGCGAGGGCCATTGCTGCACCACCTACTCCCATCGCCAGAAGGGTGATCATGAGCAAGGCGACGAGGAGCAGTTCAGCCTGCGTGAGGTGCACGGGAAGTCTCCGAGTTCGGTTCGTGAAGGGGGGTTGGGGGCGACGCGTCTACACGATCCAGCTGCGCGGTGATTGGCGGTAA
- the cobM gene encoding precorrin-4 C(11)-methyltransferase, with product MTVYFIGAGPGAADLITVRGARTLASCRVCLYAGSLVPRELLAECPPDARLVDTARMDLDAITAEMVAAHQAGHDVARLHSGDPSVFSAVAEQMRRLDAAGVPYEVVPGVPAFAAAAAALKRELTVPTVGQTVILTRVAQQATPMPQGEDLATLGRSGALLVLHLAARYVDRVVAELVPHYGEDCPAAVVAMASRPDEVVLRGTLADIAGQTKAAGITRTAVIIVGRTLAATEFRDSHLYSPERDRHVCD from the coding sequence ATGACGGTCTACTTCATCGGCGCGGGCCCCGGTGCCGCCGACCTGATCACGGTGCGGGGCGCCCGCACCCTGGCCTCCTGCCGGGTGTGCCTGTACGCGGGCTCGCTCGTGCCGAGGGAGCTGCTGGCCGAGTGCCCGCCGGACGCGCGGCTCGTCGACACGGCCCGCATGGACCTGGACGCCATCACGGCCGAGATGGTCGCCGCCCACCAGGCCGGGCACGACGTGGCACGGCTGCACTCCGGGGACCCGTCGGTGTTCAGCGCCGTGGCGGAGCAGATGCGGCGCCTGGACGCGGCGGGCGTGCCGTACGAGGTGGTGCCGGGCGTACCGGCGTTCGCGGCGGCCGCGGCGGCGCTGAAGCGGGAGCTGACCGTCCCGACGGTCGGCCAGACGGTGATCCTGACGCGCGTCGCCCAGCAGGCCACGCCCATGCCGCAGGGCGAGGACCTGGCGACGCTCGGCCGCAGCGGCGCCCTGCTGGTCCTCCACCTCGCGGCGCGGTACGTCGACCGCGTCGTCGCCGAGCTCGTCCCGCACTACGGCGAGGACTGCCCGGCCGCCGTCGTCGCGATGGCCAGTCGCCCGGACGAGGTGGTGCTGCGCGGCACCCTCGCGGACATCGCCGGGCAGACGAAGGCGGCGGGGATCACCCGTACGGCGGTCATCATCGTCGGGCGGACACTGGCCGCGACGGAGTTCCGCGACAGCCACCTGTACTCGCCGGAGCGCGACCGGCACGTCTGCGACTGA
- a CDS encoding DNA polymerase III subunit gamma and tau, translated as MSSLALYRRYRPETFAEVIGQEHVTDPLQQALRNNRVNHAYLFSGPRGCGKTTSARILARCLNCEQGPTPTPCGVCQSCRDLARNGPGSIDVIEIDAASHGGVDDARDLREKAFFGPASSRYKIYIIDEAHMVTSAGFNALLKVVEEPPEHLKFIFATTEPEKVIGTIRSRTHHYPFRLVPPGTLRDYLGEVCGREGIPVEDGVLPLVVRAGAGSVRDSMSVMDQLLAGAADAGVTYAMATSLLGYTDGSLLDAVVEAFATGDGAAAFEVVDRVVEGGNDPRRFVADLLERLRDLVILAAVPDAAEKGLIDGPADVVERMQAQASTFGAAELSRAADIVNAGLTEMRGATSPRLQLELICARVLLPAAYDDERSVQARLERLERGVHLQAAAPGPALGYVPGPGAHVPDGGGAAAARAAARGGSPEAGVPAGPPPGAAPTGTVPGAFPGAAPTGAPAGAPPEHAPAAPAAPAPAAPAPAPPAAAPAARAPGAWPTAAAPGAGGPAGAEGPGVRQPGAWPSAAAPGQGAAAAPAQPPQAPQPPAHAQAHAPAPAAGAPAPGASAEMAQGAVQARTMWPGILEAVKNRRRFTWILLSQNAQVAGFDGTTLQLGFLNAGARDNFTSSGSEEVLKQALAEQFHVHWKIEAIVDPSGGAGPAPASGPPAGGYGRPAPAGPPSGGYPQGASQAPQAGPGPVPPSAVAPQAGQGPDARTGPGQGHGQGQGQSHGQGPGPGHGPGALPSGPGHAQGHGAQHGTGPGPAGYQAQHAAPPRSVAPEDDVPEEDDPDLVDSALSGHDLIVRELGATVVEEYTNE; from the coding sequence GTGTCGTCCCTCGCGCTGTACCGCCGCTATCGACCCGAGACCTTCGCCGAAGTCATCGGGCAGGAGCATGTCACCGACCCGCTGCAGCAGGCGCTGCGGAACAACCGGGTCAATCACGCCTACCTCTTCAGCGGGCCGCGCGGCTGCGGCAAGACGACCAGCGCCCGCATCCTCGCGCGCTGCCTGAACTGCGAGCAGGGCCCCACCCCGACGCCGTGCGGGGTGTGCCAGTCCTGCCGGGACCTCGCGCGCAACGGGCCCGGTTCCATCGACGTGATCGAGATCGACGCCGCGTCGCACGGCGGTGTGGACGACGCCCGCGACCTGCGCGAGAAGGCGTTCTTCGGCCCCGCGAGCAGCCGGTACAAGATCTACATCATCGACGAGGCGCACATGGTCACCTCGGCGGGGTTCAACGCCCTGCTGAAGGTGGTCGAGGAGCCGCCGGAGCACCTCAAGTTCATCTTCGCGACGACCGAGCCCGAGAAGGTCATCGGCACCATCCGCTCGCGTACGCACCACTACCCCTTCCGGCTCGTCCCGCCGGGCACGCTGCGCGACTACCTGGGCGAGGTGTGCGGGCGCGAGGGCATCCCCGTCGAGGACGGCGTCCTGCCGCTCGTCGTGCGGGCCGGTGCCGGGTCGGTGCGTGACTCGATGTCCGTCATGGACCAGCTCCTCGCCGGTGCCGCCGACGCCGGGGTGACGTACGCCATGGCGACGTCCCTCCTCGGGTACACCGACGGGTCGCTGCTCGACGCGGTCGTCGAGGCGTTCGCCACCGGTGACGGCGCCGCCGCGTTCGAGGTGGTCGACCGGGTCGTCGAGGGCGGCAACGACCCCCGGAGGTTCGTCGCGGACCTGCTGGAGCGGCTGCGCGACCTCGTGATCCTCGCCGCCGTGCCGGACGCCGCGGAGAAGGGCCTCATCGACGGGCCCGCCGACGTCGTCGAGCGGATGCAGGCCCAGGCGTCCACCTTCGGCGCCGCGGAGCTCAGCCGGGCCGCCGACATCGTGAACGCCGGGCTCACCGAGATGCGCGGTGCCACCTCGCCGCGCCTCCAGCTGGAGCTGATCTGCGCGCGCGTGCTGCTGCCCGCCGCGTACGACGACGAGCGCTCCGTGCAGGCCCGCCTGGAGCGGCTGGAGCGCGGCGTCCACCTCCAGGCCGCGGCGCCGGGCCCCGCCCTGGGGTACGTGCCGGGGCCCGGCGCCCACGTGCCCGACGGCGGCGGGGCCGCGGCCGCCCGTGCCGCCGCGCGGGGCGGGAGCCCGGAGGCGGGGGTCCCGGCCGGACCTCCGCCGGGCGCCGCCCCCACGGGGACGGTCCCAGGGGCCTTCCCGGGCGCCGCCCCCACGGGGGCGCCGGCCGGCGCGCCGCCGGAGCACGCGCCGGCGGCCCCCGCCGCGCCCGCCCCCGCCGCGCCCGCGCCCGCCCCGCCCGCCGCCGCGCCCGCGGCCCGCGCGCCCGGTGCCTGGCCCACCGCCGCCGCACCCGGGGCCGGAGGCCCCGCGGGTGCGGAGGGGCCGGGCGTACGGCAGCCGGGGGCCTGGCCCTCCGCCGCCGCACCCGGCCAGGGCGCAGCCGCCGCCCCCGCCCAGCCGCCGCAGGCCCCGCAGCCGCCCGCCCACGCCCAGGCCCACGCCCCGGCGCCCGCCGCCGGCGCCCCCGCCCCCGGTGCCTCCGCCGAGATGGCTCAGGGCGCCGTCCAGGCGCGCACCATGTGGCCCGGCATCCTGGAGGCGGTCAAGAACCGCCGCCGTTTCACGTGGATCCTGCTCAGCCAGAACGCCCAGGTCGCCGGGTTCGACGGCACCACCCTCCAGCTCGGCTTCCTCAACGCGGGAGCCCGGGACAACTTCACGAGCAGCGGCAGCGAGGAGGTCCTCAAGCAGGCCCTCGCCGAGCAGTTCCACGTCCACTGGAAGATCGAGGCCATCGTCGACCCGTCCGGCGGCGCCGGTCCCGCACCCGCGAGCGGGCCCCCCGCAGGGGGATACGGCCGCCCCGCACCGGCCGGGCCGCCCTCCGGCGGGTACCCGCAGGGCGCGTCCCAGGCACCGCAGGCCGGCCCCGGCCCCGTACCGCCGTCCGCCGTCGCGCCGCAGGCCGGCCAGGGCCCCGACGCCCGGACCGGCCCCGGCCAGGGGCACGGGCAGGGCCAGGGGCAGTCTCACGGCCAGGGCCCCGGACCGGGGCACGGCCCCGGAGCCCTGCCCTCCGGCCCCGGCCACGCCCAGGGCCACGGCGCCCAGCACGGCACCGGACCCGGCCCCGCCGGGTACCAGGCGCAGCACGCCGCCCCGCCGCGGTCCGTCGCGCCCGAGGACGACGTACCGGAGGAGGACGATCCGGACCTGGTGGACTCCGCCCTCTCCGGCCACGACCTGATCGTCCGGGAGCTGGGCGCGACGGTGGTGGAGGAATACACGAACGAGTAG
- a CDS encoding MSMEG_6728 family protein has product MQTFLPYPDFRASAQALDRRRLGKQRVEALQVLRGLTVPGYGWRRHPAVRMWAGYEEALVRYGLEMCRVWRDLGHQDSCAASLVSGFAALHPHAPVRDQPELAAAGELPPWLGDDAFHRSHRSALVRKDPDAYVPLFPEVPDDLPYVWPPSDRRTALHPD; this is encoded by the coding sequence ATGCAGACCTTCCTGCCCTACCCCGACTTCCGGGCCTCGGCGCAGGCCCTGGACCGCCGCCGGCTCGGCAAGCAGCGGGTCGAGGCGCTCCAGGTCCTGCGCGGCCTGACGGTCCCCGGCTACGGCTGGCGCAGGCACCCGGCGGTACGCATGTGGGCCGGCTACGAGGAGGCGCTGGTCCGGTACGGCCTGGAGATGTGCCGGGTCTGGCGCGACCTGGGCCACCAGGACAGCTGCGCGGCCTCCCTCGTGTCCGGCTTCGCGGCGCTGCACCCGCACGCCCCGGTGCGCGACCAGCCGGAACTGGCGGCGGCCGGGGAGCTGCCGCCGTGGCTGGGCGACGACGCCTTCCACCGCAGCCACAGGTCGGCCCTCGTACGCAAGGACCCGGACGCCTACGTGCCCCTCTTCCCGGAGGTCCCCGACGACCTCCCGTACGTCTGGCCCCCCTCGGACCGCCGCACGGCCCTCCACCCGGACTGA